One Anopheles marshallii chromosome 3, idAnoMarsDA_429_01, whole genome shotgun sequence genomic region harbors:
- the LOC128716004 gene encoding vacuolar protein sorting-associated protein 28 homolog yields the protein MQDNRPELYEEVKLYRQAREREKYDNMADLFALVSTLQNLEKAYIRDCITPQEYTAACSKLLVQYKVAFKIVQGDEFPTIDSFVKKFRLDCPAALERIREDRPITIRDDKGNTSKCIADIVSMFITLMDKLRLEIRAMDDLQPELRDLLDTMNRLSLIPDNFEGKEKVSNWLATLNTMQASDDLTESQVRQLLFDLESSYSAFNNLLHTT from the coding sequence ATGCAGGATAATCGGCCTGAACTCTACGAAGAGGTAAAACTCTACCGCCAGGCAAGGGAGCGCGAAAAGTATGACAATATGGCTGATCTGTTTGCCCTTGTGTCCACGCTGCAAAACCTCGAGAAAGCTTACATCCGGGATTGCATTACGCCTCAGGAGTACACTGCTGCCTGCTCGAAGCTGCTGGTCCAATATAAGGTAGCATTCAAGATCGTGCAAGGCGATGAGTTTCCTACGATCGATTCGTTTGTTAAAAAGTTTCGACTCGACTGTCCAGCTGCACTGGAACGTATAAGGGAGGATCGTCCAATTACCATCCGGGACGACAAGGGCAACACGAGCAAATGTATTGCCGACATAGTGTCAATGTTCATTACACTAATGGATAAGCTGCGACTCGAGATCCGCGCGATGGATGATTTGCAACCGGAGCTACGCGATTTGCTGGACACAATGAACCGGCTCTCACTGATTCCGGACAATTTTGAGGGCAAGGAGAAGGTCTCCAATTGGCTTGCAACGTTGAACACGATGCAGGCATCCGACGATCTAACAGAGTCCCAGGTCCGTCAGCTTCTTTTTGACCTGGAATCATCCTATTCGGCATTTAACAATCTGCTTCACACCACCTAA
- the LOC128712661 gene encoding LOW QUALITY PROTEIN: focadhesin (The sequence of the model RefSeq protein was modified relative to this genomic sequence to represent the inferred CDS: inserted 2 bases in 1 codon) — MTPGVFTFCSVRDLGAVXANMDGLQAINSKLTLQSAAVQLEKVLKISQISKTNNRTVSDGEIELLKQLCKSNNIRICQLANEAILHLTSNGYVELGQVLGIMMTLLPNTNAGQFTVLSGTIYELLLLDLRRRCLNSGTNRNYVCQFDIRPPQHPVILLIDKSNVGCTGTITDLIVQTLNHQEDVIHANSIEFLRPVLLHIFINVCHYAEFQTLWKLLIEKSLQDSEAKSIVFEILAWSRHTTAQQTRFTVSLLTDAMEIILRENRGDMKLQLAFVLYLAAVLKDYIQYNYDPSGCFDLLQKVSNAAVACANPPKLDVLLTIAADMLSIVSPLKLYELLKLIQTILPVCGKISRMLTREAMIQLLGQPSYTTTHLSLCDKILKYIEQEHSAEESKEVTNLECDVTGTMFFHAELAKFTILCNWWNSSDSAIDDYLQRNRPSSIRFSHILSQLHRSIFISTSHEEDVWKTNFAHLVKLMKQSELQVAQSKVPLLYALAQHKGARRGLHVLQTVASMGAKENLIGILKALTKDLDRAFCLDLYLRLWKAEPRTYPLLYDLLKDTSRRANEDRWEHTVARAYTIREVCLINPQQHGEDLVNLFSEVLSNPNNSENEVAICLSLDAISSLCENHVVDIVSTWKVLGFRFANERRPKVVKSLCQFFANVPLIKITTPEQERLVNHIIGTLWHYVIDYEDREIIEAALGTLKHFHPETLTFRQIPEVFRQGIELSEPNEDCNSVADTAGSVPPECWVQLLQYTNHCAIEAVGDLLGHYITLEIESYRGGIYQTPAGRPEPSNLKYLPRASILSTIVNHLILQSTKFAKCDSTAELVLVQMLRIVAKPYPKPIPPLNWCFLHDYFHHCFEMRDACLHIAIKQMPLSGTAKRLVENYLNELCETIMLEDDLLKIYTSIAEITEGVDTDIYKRFVHLSLQYLAERAEDKEFADNAPFIQTMVLIANALQRKKYENEDNFYHLCMTLENFFMRFDLRSEVFKKYIEVVVYLPEQHLTGLLKPSTWTGDMNVKKLEKSVYLQLAFYQHNPTAKSLHFSSLSDIIATVAKHSREDSSIGAFFLQEWFTFVEQFACNDEDQPDGKALIEFIAELIGLIQCTLTNTEDCMEHGSLFMLDAMMTAVISFSGYGGLYGAKMLANDKLLRLTQFPLALSTVFEQNAWREIEIKVYEFFHHLYGIASLPNDYADCLIDALICCKKQPYFQQPKTLTKFITLRRLK; from the exons ATGACACCGGGAgtgtttacattttgttcaGTACGCGATCTTGGTGCGGT GGCAAACATGGATGGTTTGCAAGCGATTAATTCCAAACTAACGCTGCAATCAGCGGCGGTGCAACTCGAgaaggttttaaaaatatctcaaATATCAAAAACGAACAATCGGACAGTGAGTGATGGTGAAATTGAACTTTTAAAACAACTCTGCAAATCGAACAACATACGAATATGCCAGCTGGCGAATGAAGCAATATTGCATCTTACTTCGAACGGTTATGTGGAACTTGGTCAAGTACTAGGAATAATGATGACGCTGCTCCCAAACACCAATGCTGGACAATTTACCGTACTCAGTGGAACAATTTACGAATTGCTGTTGCTGGATCTACGCCGACGATGCTTGAATTCAGGAACCAATCGTAATTATGTTTGTCAATTCGACATAAGACCACCTCAGCATCCGGTTATTCTTCTCATCGATAAATCCAACGTGGGATGTACAGGAACCATTACCGATCTTATTGTACAAACATTGAACCATCAGGAGGATGTGATTCATGCTAATAGCATCGAATTTTTGCGCCCCGTGCTATTGCACATTTTTATCAACGTGTGCCATTACGCTGAATTCCAAACCTTGTGGAAACTTCTTATTGAAAAATCTTTGCAAGATTCCGAAGCAAAGTCGATCGTTTTCGAGATTCTAGCATGGAGTAGGCATacaacagcacaacaaacacGTTTCACGGTTAGTCTTCTGACGGATGCCATGGAAATAATTCTACGTGAAAATCGAGGTGATATGAAGCTTCAGCTAGCATTCGTTTTATACTTAGCGGCGGTTCTTAAGGATTATATACAATACAATTATGACCCAAGCGGATGCTTCGATTTGTTACAAAAAGTCAGTAATGCTGCAGTGGCATGTGCTAATCCTCCAAAACTTGACGTACTGCTCACGATCGCCGCTGATATGCTATCGATCGTATCTCCACTAAAATTGTACGAACTGTTAAAATTAATCCAAACCATCCTTCCGGTTTGCGGAAAAATTAGCAGAATGCTGACCAGAGAGGCCATGATTCAATTATTAGGCCAGCCATCGTACACAACGACACATCTGTCACTCTGTGACAAAATACTAAAATATATTGAACAAGAGCATTCGGCAGAAGAATCCAAAGAGGTAACGAATTTGGAATGCGACGTCACGGGAACGATGTTCTTTCATGCCGAATTAGCTAAGTTTACGATTCTTTGCAATTGGTGGAATTCTTCCGATTCAGCCATCGATGACTATCTTCAACGGAACAGACCATCCAGCATTAGATTCTCGCACATTTTGAGTCAACTCCACAGgtcgatttttatttcaacttcTCACGAAGAGGACGTTTGGAAAACGAATTTTGCGCATTTGGTTAAACTGATGAAACAAAGTGAACTGCAGGTCGCACAAAGTAAGGTTCCGCTTCTATACGCACTAGCTCAACACAAAGGCGCTCGGCGAGGATTGCATGTGCTGCAAACTGTCGCATCTATGGGTGCAAAGGAAAATTTGATCGGCATACTGAAAGCTCTTACAAAGGATCTGGATCGTGCTTTTTGTTTAGATTTGTATCTAAGGCTGTGGAAAGCGGAGCCGCGAACATATCCACTGTTGTACGATCTGCTGAAGGATACTAGCCGTCGGGCTAATGAAGACCGTTGGGAACACACGGTTGCTCGTGCGTATACAATTCGTGAAGTGTGCCTTATAAA CCCTCAGCAGCACGGAGAAGATTTGGTAAACCTCTTTTCGGAGGTCCTTAGCAATCCCAACAACAGCGAAAATGAAGTGGCTATTTGTCTATCGCTTGATGCAATCTCAAGTTTGTGCGAAAACCATGTCGTCGACATTGTGTCGACCTGGAAGGTTTTAGGATTCCGTTTCGCAAACGAACGGCGCCCGAAGGTCGTTAAAAGCTTGTGTCAGTTTTTTGCGAATGTTCCGCTCATAAAAATTACCACACCAGAACAGGAACGATTGGTAAATCACATCATTGGTACACTCTGGCACTACGTTATCGATTACGAAGATCGTGAAATCATAGAAGCAGCCTTGGGTACATTGAAACACTTCCACCCGGAAACGCTAACGTTTCGTCAGATTCCTGAAGTATTTCGGCAAGGTATAGAACTGTCGGAACCGAATGAGGATTGCAATTCTGTAGCCGATACAGCGGGTTCAGTTCCGCCGGAATGTTGGGTTCAGTTGCTTCAGTATACGAATCACTGTGCCATCGAAGCGGTGGGTGATCTTTTAGGCCATTATATCACACTCGAAATAGAAAGCTACCGTGGTGGCATCTATCAAACGCCTGCAGGCCGTCCAGAACCATCCAACTTAAAGTATCTGCCGAGGGCGAGCATTTTATCGACGATCGTAAACCACCTGATATTACAGAGCACAAAATTTGCCAAATGCGACAGCACTGCCGAACTAGTGTTGGTTCAGATGCTTCGGATTGTTGCAAAACCATATCCCAAGCCCATTCCGCCCTTAAATTGGTGTTTTTTGCATGACTATTTCCACCATTGCTTCGAAATGCGTGATGCCTGTCTGCATATAGCGATCAAACAGATGCCCCTCTCCGGAACTGCGAAGAggctggtggaaaattatctGAATGAATTGTGTGAAACGATCATGCTGGAAGATGatcttttaaaaatctatACATCGATCGCGGAAATCACCGAGGGTGTAGACACAGACATCTATAAGCGATTTGTGCATCTCTCGCTACAGTATCTGGCTGAACGTGCAGAGGACAAAGAGTTTGCGGACAATGCACCTTTCATACAAACGATGGTACTGATTGCAAATGCATTGCAGAGGAAGAAGTATGAAAATGAGGACAATTTTTATCATCTATGCATGACATTGGAAAATTTTTTCATGCGTTTCGATCTGAGATCGGAG GTGTTCAAAAAATATATCGAGGTAGTTGTATACCTTCCCGAACAACATCTTACCGGCTTGCTTAAACCGAGTACCTGGACCGGAGATATGAATGTAAAGAAGTTGGAAAAATCTGTTTATCTGCAGTTGGCCTTCTACCAGCATAATCCCACCGCCAAGtcgttacatttttcaagTCTATCCGACATAATAGCTACGGTTGCAAAACATTCCCGTGAGGATAGTTCAATAGGTGCATTCTTTTTGCAAGAATGGTTTACCTTCGTCGAACAGTTCGCCTGCAACGACGAGGATCAACCCGACGGAAAAGCTCTGATCGAGTTTATCGCTGAACTGATTGGTCTGATCCAATGCACTCTGACGAATACGGAAGATTGTATGGAACATGGCTCTCTTTTTATGCTGGATGCAATGATGACTGCAGTGATTAGTTTCTCTGGTTATGGTGGATTGTATGGAGCAAAAATGTTGGCGAACGATAAATTGTTGCGTTTGACACAATTCCCACTAGCACTGAGTACCGTATTCGAACAAAATGCTTGGCGTGAAATCGAGATAAAG GTTTACgaatttttccatcatttgtACGGTATTGCGTCGCTGCCAAACGACTACGCAGATTGCCTGATAGATGCGCTGATATGCTGTAAAAAACAACCGTATTTTCAACAACCCAAAACATTGACTAAATTCATCACTTTGAGACGACTAAAATGA
- the LOC128714439 gene encoding malate synthase-like: MTNSKGREILIEAAPQRLETVYKEIFTDEALQFVAQLVSQFDPEVEQLLHNRVKRKLLIQEGKWTPEFCNHSEAREWTIDALPERLRNRKLDLGDVSPANTVHFTDCLYANVQGLQVDFDDGHCPTWRNTVQGLFNVTRAIHGKLQGAPADVQSYPLLMLRPRAFNMIEHHCIVNGKEVIGPLFDFAMLMYHNARQMASLGIGPYLYLSKIEDPSETMLWNKIFTWTENQLSLPKGTIKACVLIENILAAFCMEDILYSIRDHAIGLNCGIWDYCASIIAKFGWKTEFLLPDRNKYVNLGQPFLRNYMRLLINICHKRGALATGGMAAKILPRGKEKSMLTDEDIIESVKLAKSVEIDSGVDGFMIYDLRMVDAINDLWDSKLDCENQLNILPIINHITADSLLQIPQGGVTIDGLNNNITVALLFIYHWLTGSGVFFMNGSVEDSATAEISRSQLWQWIRMGAVLEDRGNTIVTRMLVYQMMDKIISAAYRAWCITPPDRKRLLSAKYMLLDIISSRHYIEYITTHLNDSHKFRTLHNKNDGLMAKL; the protein is encoded by the exons ATGACGAACAGTAAAGGCAGAGAAATTCTAATAGAAGCCGCTCCACAACGTTTAGAAACTGTTTATAAGGAAATATTTACTGACGAAGCATTGCAATTTGTGGCGCAGCTAGTATCGCAATTTGACCCAGAAGTTGAGCAG TTGTTACACAATCGAGTGAAACGTAAATTATTGATTCAAGAAGGCAAATGGACTCCGGAGTTCTGCAACCACAGTGAGGCTAGAGAATGGACAATCGATGCTTTGCCGGAACGATTGCGCAATAGAAAACTAGATCTTGGTGATGTGAGTCCAGCCAACACGGTCCACTTTACCGATTGTTTGTATGCGAACGTTCAGGGACTACAG GTTGATTTCGACGATGGCCACTGTCCTACCTGGCGTAATACGGTGCAAGGCCTATTTAATGTAACGCGAGCGATACACGGCAAGTTACAGGGTGCCCCAGCAGATGTGCAGTCGTACCCTTTGCTCATGTTGCGCCCAAGGGCATTCAACATGATCGAGCATCACTGCATTGTAAATGGGAAGGAAGTGATTGGTCCACTGTTTGACTTTGCTATGCTCATGTACCACAATGCTCGTCAGATGGCAAGCCTTGGTATAGGGCCTTACTTATACCTTTCAAAG ATAGAAGATCCGAGTGAAACGATGCTGTGGAACAAAATCTTTACGTGGACCGAGAATCAACTAAGCCTGCCAAAGGGAACGATCAAAGCTTGCGTATTGATTGAAAATATCCTCGCAGCCTTCTGTATGGAGGACATCCTTTACTCGATCAGGGATCATGCGATCGGGCTGAACTGTGGGATTTGGGACTACTGTGCGAGCATTATTGCTAAGTTTGGTTGGAAAACCGAATTTCTTCTTCCCGATCGCAACAAATATGTCAACTTGGGTCAACCGTTTTTAAGAAATTACATGCGATTACTGATCAACATATGCCATAAAAGAGGTGCATTGGCAACTGGTGGTATGGCTGCAAAAATTTTACCaagaggaaaggaaaaatctaTGTT aACTGATGAAGATATAATAGAAAGCGTTAAATTGGCCAAATCGGTTGAAATTGATTCCGGTGTAGACGGGTTCATGATTTACGATTTACGGATGGTTGATGCTATCAATGATCTATGGGACAGTAAACTTGACTGCGAGAACCAGCTTAATATTTTGCCCATCATCAATCACATCACAGCCGATAGTTTGCTACAGATTCCGCAGGGAGGTGTAACGATCGATGGTTTGAA caatAATATTACGGTGGCACTTCTATTCATTTACCATTGGCTAACGGGCAGTGGTGTTTTCTTTATGAATGGATCAGTAGAAGATTCAGCGACAGCGGAAATTTCACGATCGCAGCTGTGGCAGTGGATCCGCATGGGAGCCGTTTTGGAGGACCGAGGAAACACTATCGTCACGCGTATGTTAGTTTATCAAATGATGGATAAAATTATCTCAGCAGCTTACCGTGCATGGTGCATTACGCCTCCCGATCGTAAACGATTGCTTTCCGCGAAATACATGCTGCTGGACATTATTTCTTCGCGACACTACATCGAATATATCACGACGCACCTTAACGATAGTCACAAATTTCGAACACTGCACAATAAAAACGACGGTCTGATGGCTAAGTTATGA